From a region of the Campylobacter sp. CNRCH_2014_0184h genome:
- the pgsA gene encoding CDP-diacylglycerol--glycerol-3-phosphate 3-phosphatidyltransferase codes for MNLPNILAFIRILLAPLLFFLLINDFENIHPSWVNYFACVVFGIAALTDFFDGYIARTWNQTTKLGAIIDPLADKMLVLAAFLGLLLTQKADPWMIYIILVREFFITGFRVVMVSEKFDVSASFAGKIKTTFQMIAIIFLIMQWPFANTLLFIALVLTLYSAFEYILAYTKHLKKV; via the coding sequence ATGAATTTACCTAATATCTTAGCATTTATAAGGATATTATTAGCTCCACTTTTGTTTTTTTTACTTATTAATGATTTTGAAAATATTCATCCCAGTTGGGTAAATTATTTTGCTTGTGTTGTTTTTGGTATAGCTGCCTTGACTGATTTTTTTGATGGTTATATTGCAAGAACTTGGAATCAAACTACAAAACTTGGAGCTATTATAGATCCACTAGCAGATAAAATGCTTGTTTTGGCTGCTTTTTTAGGATTATTACTCACCCAAAAAGCCGATCCTTGGATGATTTATATTATTCTAGTAAGAGAATTTTTTATAACCGGTTTTAGAGTGGTTATGGTGAGTGAAAAATTTGATGTAAGTGCTTCTTTTGCAGGAAAAATAAAAACAACCTTTCAAATGATAGCCATTATATTTTTAATCATGCAATGGCCTTTTGCCAATACATTGTTGTTTATTGCCTTAGTACTTACACTTTATTCGGCTTTTGAATACATACTAGCTTATACAAAACATTTAAAAAAGGTATAA
- the dapA gene encoding 4-hydroxy-tetrahydrodipicolinate synthase has product MDNKIIIGAMTALITPFKNGKLDEQTYHKLIKRQIANGIDAVVPVGTTGESATLTHEEHRICIEIALDACKGSSCKVLAGAGSNATHEAVSLAKFAQEHGADGILSVTPYYNKPTQEGLYLHYKEIAKSIDIPVLLYNVPGRTGCELQTETIIRLFRDCENIYGVKEASGSIDKCVDLLAHEPRMMLLSGEDAINYPILSNGGKGVISVTSNLLPDMISKLTHLALEEKYIEAKKINDELYNINKILFCESNPIPIKAAMYIAGLTPTLEYRLPLCKPSDCNLAKIEAIMKNYNIKGF; this is encoded by the coding sequence ATGGACAATAAAATCATCATAGGAGCAATGACAGCTTTAATAACTCCATTTAAAAATGGAAAATTAGATGAACAAACTTACCACAAACTCATCAAAAGACAAATAGCAAATGGGATTGATGCAGTAGTGCCTGTTGGAACAACTGGAGAAAGTGCCACCTTAACCCATGAAGAACATAGAATTTGTATAGAAATAGCATTAGATGCTTGCAAGGGAAGTTCTTGTAAGGTTTTAGCAGGAGCAGGAAGCAATGCTACCCATGAGGCTGTAAGTTTGGCTAAATTTGCACAAGAGCATGGAGCTGATGGTATTTTAAGCGTTACTCCATACTATAACAAACCCACACAAGAAGGTTTGTATTTGCATTATAAAGAAATAGCAAAAAGCATAGATATACCTGTACTTTTATATAATGTCCCAGGAAGAACAGGTTGTGAGCTTCAAACAGAAACCATTATAAGATTGTTTAGAGATTGTGAAAATATTTATGGGGTAAAAGAAGCTAGTGGGAGCATTGACAAATGCGTTGATTTGCTAGCACATGAGCCTAGAATGATGCTTTTAAGCGGAGAAGATGCGATTAATTATCCTATACTTTCAAATGGCGGTAAAGGTGTGATTTCAGTTACTTCAAATTTACTTCCTGATATGATTTCAAAATTAACTCATCTAGCTTTAGAAGAAAAATACATCGAAGCTAAAAAAATTAATGATGAGTTGTATAATATCAATAAAATTTTATTTTGCGAAAGCAATCCTATACCTATTAAAGCAGCAATGTATATAGCAGGTTTAACCCCTACCTTAGAATATCGTTTGCCACTTTGTAAACCTAGTGATTGCAATTTAGCAAAAATAGAAGCGATTATGAAAAACTATAATATCAAAGGATTTTAA
- the rseP gene encoding RIP metalloprotease RseP produces the protein MKSYLFLFIILAIGFKFYSFSFLITLLVISFLIFFHELGHFLAAKHMRVDVEIFSIGFGRAVFKKTYKNTEYRLSALPFGGYVKLKGQDDLNPSEKNYEPNSYNTLSPLARIYILFTGPFFNFFLAFLLYIAIGFLGVQKLAPVIGNIAPSSAAQKANLQIGDKVLAIDGVKIQSFEEIGKLVHIKPTLLSIERDGKLINITLTPQIDQGYNEFYQKVQKPLIGIAPKGEFVTIYHPGFSSLKYAYEESIEASLLIFKGLAKIISGELDAKNMGGIITMVDITSKAANTSIVVLFLITALISINLGVLNLLPIPALDGGHILFNLYELVFKKEVPKVCFEYLSYFGMALLLSLMVFVTYNDITRFMSN, from the coding sequence TTGAAATCATATTTATTTTTATTTATTATCTTAGCCATTGGCTTTAAATTTTATTCTTTTAGCTTTTTAATAACGCTTTTGGTTATATCTTTTTTAATTTTTTTTCACGAGTTAGGACATTTTCTAGCCGCAAAACATATGAGGGTTGATGTAGAGATTTTTAGCATAGGCTTTGGAAGAGCTGTTTTTAAAAAAACTTACAAAAACACAGAATATCGCTTATCTGCTCTACCTTTTGGTGGTTATGTTAAACTCAAAGGACAAGATGATTTAAATCCTAGCGAAAAAAATTACGAACCAAATAGCTATAATACTCTAAGTCCTCTAGCTAGAATTTACATACTTTTCACAGGACCATTTTTTAATTTCTTTTTAGCATTTTTACTTTATATAGCCATAGGTTTTTTAGGAGTTCAAAAGCTTGCACCTGTTATTGGTAATATAGCACCAAGCTCAGCTGCACAAAAAGCAAATTTACAAATTGGAGATAAAGTCCTAGCTATAGATGGAGTTAAAATTCAAAGCTTTGAAGAAATTGGCAAACTTGTACATATAAAACCAACCTTACTTAGTATAGAACGCGATGGTAAACTCATCAACATCACCCTAACCCCGCAAATTGATCAAGGCTATAATGAGTTTTATCAAAAAGTTCAAAAACCACTAATTGGCATAGCACCTAAGGGTGAGTTTGTTACTATTTATCATCCAGGATTTAGTAGTTTAAAATATGCTTATGAAGAAAGCATAGAGGCTTCTTTGCTCATTTTTAAAGGTCTTGCTAAAATCATCAGCGGGGAATTAGACGCTAAGAATATGGGTGGAATCATCACTATGGTGGATATAACTTCCAAAGCAGCAAATACTAGCATAGTGGTTTTATTTTTAATCACCGCTTTAATTTCTATCAACCTTGGAGTATTAAATTTACTTCCCATTCCAGCGCTAGATGGAGGGCATATACTTTTTAACCTTTATGAGTTAGTCTTTAAAAAAGAAGTGCCAAAGGTATGTTTTGAATATCTTAGTTATTTTGGCATGGCTTTACTTTTAAGTTTAATGGTGTTTGTAACTTATAATGATATTACTCGTTTTATGAGTAATTAA
- a CDS encoding enoyl-ACP reductase, producing the protein MDTFFQNKTLVISGGTRGIGKAIVYEFAKAGANVAFTYNSNADLAQEIVKDLENNYKIKAKAYEFNILEPETYKELFEKIDQDFDRIDFFISNAIISGRAVVGGYTKFMKLKPRGINNIFTATVNAFVVGAQEAAKRMEKVSGGSILSISSTGNLVHIENYAGHGTAKAAVEAMARYAATELGSKNIRVNVVSGGPIDTDALKAFTNYEEVKNATINLSPLNRIGQPQDLAGACLFLCSDKANWITGHTLIVDGGTTFK; encoded by the coding sequence ATGGATACTTTTTTTCAAAATAAAACTTTAGTAATTAGCGGTGGAACAAGAGGGATTGGTAAAGCTATTGTATATGAGTTTGCAAAAGCAGGAGCCAATGTAGCTTTTACTTATAATTCTAATGCAGATTTAGCTCAAGAAATTGTAAAAGATTTAGAAAATAACTACAAAATCAAAGCAAAGGCTTACGAGTTTAACATACTTGAACCAGAAACTTATAAAGAATTATTTGAAAAAATCGATCAAGATTTTGACAGAATAGATTTTTTCATCTCTAATGCTATTATCTCAGGTCGTGCCGTTGTAGGTGGATATACTAAATTTATGAAATTAAAACCTCGCGGAATAAATAATATTTTCACAGCAACCGTAAATGCATTTGTAGTTGGAGCACAAGAAGCAGCAAAAAGAATGGAAAAAGTTAGTGGAGGTAGTATATTATCTATTTCTTCAACAGGAAATTTAGTACATATTGAAAATTACGCAGGACACGGTACAGCAAAAGCAGCAGTAGAAGCTATGGCAAGATATGCTGCAACCGAACTTGGTTCTAAAAACATCCGTGTAAATGTAGTAAGTGGCGGGCCAATTGACACTGATGCGCTTAAAGCATTTACAAATTATGAAGAAGTTAAAAATGCAACTATTAATCTTAGTCCACTAAACCGTATTGGACAGCCTCAAGATTTAGCAGGAGCATGTTTATTTTTATGTTCTGATAAAGCAAATTGGATCACAGGACACACTTTAATCGTAGATGGTGGTACCACTTTTAAATAA